Proteins encoded by one window of Emticicia oligotrophica DSM 17448:
- the rplR gene encoding 50S ribosomal protein L18 has translation MSSVKTDRRQKIKWSIRNKISGTAERPRLTVFRSNTAIYAQLIDDTKGVTLAAASTTELGLKGVKIDNSKEVGKKIAEKAAEKGVLACVFDRNGYLYHGNIKAVAEGAREGGLKF, from the coding sequence ATGTCAAGTGTAAAAACTGATAGAAGACAAAAAATTAAGTGGAGTATCCGTAACAAAATCTCTGGAACTGCAGAGAGACCACGTTTGACGGTATTCCGTTCAAATACTGCCATTTACGCTCAATTGATTGATGATACTAAAGGTGTTACTTTAGCTGCAGCTTCAACAACCGAGTTAGGGTTGAAAGGTGTAAAAATCGACAATTCGAAAGAAGTTGGTAAAAAAATAGCTGAAAAAGCGGCTGAAAAGGGAGTCCTTGCCTGTGTTTTCGACCGTAACGGTTATTTGTATCATGGTAATATTAAAGCTGTGGCTGAAGGAGCCAGAGAAGGCGGTTTGAAATTCTAA
- the rpmJ gene encoding 50S ribosomal protein L36 codes for MKVKASVKKRSAECKVIRRKGKIYVINKKNPKFKQRQG; via the coding sequence ATGAAAGTTAAAGCATCAGTAAAAAAGCGTAGTGCTGAATGTAAAGTTATCCGTAGAAAGGGTAAAATTTACGTTATTAACAAAAAGAATCCTAAGTTTAAACAAAGACAAGGCTAA
- the rpmD gene encoding 50S ribosomal protein L30 — MAKVKITQVRSAIGRPEVQKRTIAALGLGKINRTVEKELNPALKGMINSVQHLIVVEEA; from the coding sequence ATGGCAAAGGTAAAAATTACACAAGTTAGAAGTGCAATTGGTCGTCCTGAAGTTCAAAAGCGTACTATCGCTGCTCTTGGATTAGGCAAGATAAATCGTACTGTTGAGAAGGAGTTAAATCCAGCTTTGAAAGGAATGATTAATTCTGTACAACACTTAATTGTTGTTGAAGAAGCTTAA
- the infA gene encoding translation initiation factor IF-1, with amino-acid sequence MAKQSNIEVDGIITEALSNAMFRVRLENQHELIAHISGKMRMNYIRILPGDKVRLEMSPYDLSKARITYRYK; translated from the coding sequence ATGGCAAAACAATCAAATATCGAAGTTGACGGAATCATTACTGAAGCTCTTTCTAATGCCATGTTTCGTGTGCGTTTAGAGAATCAGCATGAGTTGATCGCTCATATTTCAGGCAAAATGAGAATGAATTATATTCGTATTTTGCCAGGTGATAAGGTAAGACTTGAAATGTCACCTTATGATTTATCAAAAGCTCGTATTACATATCGTTATAAGTAA
- the secY gene encoding preprotein translocase subunit SecY, producing the protein MNKFITTLRNIWSIEELRKRILNTILIILVFRIGSHVVLPGVDVAKLKDLTQSNGLLGLLNTLVGGAFQNASVMALGIMPYISASIAIQLLTLALPYFSKLQKEGESGRRKLNQITRWLTIIVAAAQAFTYVRATISTDAITINQGLFYFSSVILIVSGTVMCMWLGERMTEKGVGNGISMMIMIGIVSRFPGAIIGEAQSRGGNGQILFFVLEIVALFLVVLFAVAITQATRRIPVQYAKQIVGNKVVTGQRQYLPLKLNIAGVMPIIFGQALMFIPGLVLTYLAESTKSDTFQSWAIVMNSPTSWQYCVIYAILIIGFTFFYTAISINPNQIADDMKRGGGFIPGVKPGQPTSDFVADVLDRITLPGGVLLAVIAILPAFAGLLGMTQGFASFFGGTSLLILVGVVLDTLQQIESYLLMKRYEGLMQSGRIQGRQVDANVPA; encoded by the coding sequence ATGAACAAATTCATTACGACACTCCGAAACATTTGGTCAATAGAAGAGTTGAGAAAAAGAATTCTCAATACTATATTAATCATCTTAGTTTTCAGAATTGGTTCGCACGTGGTTTTACCAGGTGTTGATGTAGCAAAATTGAAAGATTTAACTCAAAGCAATGGTTTGCTTGGGTTATTAAATACACTCGTTGGTGGTGCTTTCCAAAATGCCTCTGTAATGGCATTAGGAATTATGCCTTACATTTCGGCTTCAATCGCCATACAATTGCTTACCCTTGCTTTACCTTATTTTAGTAAATTACAAAAAGAAGGAGAGTCTGGTCGTAGAAAATTGAATCAAATTACTCGTTGGCTCACAATTATTGTAGCTGCAGCTCAGGCTTTTACATATGTAAGGGCAACAATTTCGACTGATGCTATCACTATTAACCAAGGATTATTCTATTTCAGTTCAGTAATTCTAATTGTTTCTGGTACTGTAATGTGTATGTGGTTAGGTGAGAGAATGACAGAGAAAGGAGTTGGTAATGGTATTTCGATGATGATTATGATTGGTATCGTTTCTAGATTCCCTGGTGCTATCATCGGTGAAGCTCAATCAAGAGGTGGAAATGGCCAAATTCTTTTCTTCGTACTTGAAATTGTAGCATTATTCTTGGTTGTACTTTTTGCAGTTGCAATTACACAAGCTACTCGCCGTATTCCAGTTCAATATGCAAAGCAAATTGTTGGAAATAAGGTTGTAACTGGTCAACGTCAGTATTTACCACTTAAATTAAATATTGCAGGTGTAATGCCAATTATTTTTGGACAAGCCTTGATGTTTATTCCAGGTTTAGTGCTTACATATTTGGCTGAAAGTACTAAGAGTGATACATTCCAAAGCTGGGCAATAGTTATGAATAGCCCTACTTCATGGCAATATTGTGTTATCTATGCTATCTTAATTATTGGATTTACATTTTTCTATACAGCAATTTCGATTAATCCAAATCAAATCGCTGATGATATGAAACGTGGTGGTGGATTTATTCCAGGTGTTAAGCCGGGTCAACCAACATCAGATTTTGTAGCCGATGTTTTAGATAGAATTACTTTACCAGGTGGTGTGCTTTTAGCGGTTATCGCTATCTTGCCTGCATTTGCTGGTCTTTTAGGAATGACTCAAGGATTTGCTTCATTCTTCGGAGGTACGTCATTATTGATTCTTGTTGGTGTAGTTTTAGATACATTACAGCAAATTGAGAGTTATTTACTAATGAAGCGTTACGAAGGTTTAATGCAATCTGGTCGTATCCAAGGACGTCAAGTTGATGCAAACGTACCTGCTTAA
- the rpsE gene encoding 30S ribosomal protein S5 yields MNKAKVNEAELKERVVAINRVAKVVKGGRRFSFSAIVVLGDGKGVVGQGLGKANEVTDAIAKAIEDAKKNLVSVPVINDTVPHEIHGKFSGGFVFVKPAAPGTGIIAGGAMRAVLEAAGIHNVLAKSKGSSNPHNVVKATIDALAQMRAPHSVAFQRSVKMNKVFNG; encoded by the coding sequence ATGAACAAAGCAAAAGTAAACGAGGCAGAACTCAAAGAAAGAGTAGTCGCCATCAATCGTGTAGCAAAAGTAGTAAAAGGTGGTCGTCGTTTTAGCTTCTCAGCTATCGTTGTATTAGGCGATGGTAAGGGAGTTGTAGGACAAGGCTTAGGTAAAGCAAATGAAGTAACTGATGCAATCGCAAAAGCTATTGAAGATGCTAAGAAAAACTTGGTTTCAGTTCCTGTAATCAACGACACTGTACCTCATGAAATCCACGGTAAATTCTCAGGTGGTTTCGTATTTGTTAAGCCTGCAGCACCTGGTACAGGTATTATTGCTGGTGGTGCGATGCGTGCCGTTTTAGAAGCTGCTGGTATTCATAACGTATTAGCAAAATCTAAAGGTTCATCAAACCCTCACAACGTAGTTAAAGCAACTATTGATGCTCTTGCTCAAATGAGAGCCCCACATTCAGTAGCTTTCCAACGTAGTGTAAAAATGAATAAAGTATTCAACGGATAA
- the map gene encoding type I methionyl aminopeptidase produces MSKKDRIVYLKSEEELEIIRENGQILGKAHAEVAKLIEPGISTKALDKIAFEYIKDNAAKPSFLNYNGFPASLCISVNEVVVHGIPSNRELKDGDVVSIDCGVYKNGFHADSAYTYTVGNVADEVIELLKHTYRSLFKGIEQARVGNRMGDLSYAIQNYAESHTYGVVRELVGHGVGKYLHEAPEVPNFGKRGNGPKLLEGMVLAIEPMITLGKRGVVQENDNWTIRTEDKKQAAHFEHTVVVRKNSAEILTTFQYIEEVLAKKNLVIA; encoded by the coding sequence ATGAGTAAAAAAGATAGAATAGTTTATCTAAAATCTGAGGAAGAGTTAGAAATTATCAGAGAGAATGGCCAAATTTTAGGTAAAGCTCATGCTGAAGTAGCCAAATTAATTGAGCCGGGTATTTCAACAAAAGCACTTGATAAAATTGCTTTTGAATATATCAAAGATAATGCGGCTAAACCATCATTTTTAAATTACAACGGATTTCCTGCCAGTCTATGTATTTCAGTCAATGAAGTAGTTGTTCACGGAATTCCTAGTAATCGAGAATTGAAAGATGGCGATGTAGTTTCGATAGATTGTGGAGTTTATAAAAACGGATTTCATGCAGATAGTGCATACACTTACACTGTTGGAAATGTTGCCGATGAAGTAATCGAACTTCTAAAGCATACTTACCGTTCACTATTTAAAGGTATAGAGCAAGCACGAGTTGGTAATAGAATGGGAGACTTAAGTTACGCCATTCAAAACTACGCTGAAAGTCATACCTACGGAGTAGTTAGAGAGTTGGTTGGGCATGGTGTTGGAAAATATCTACACGAGGCTCCCGAGGTACCTAATTTTGGTAAAAGGGGGAATGGTCCAAAGCTACTTGAAGGAATGGTATTAGCTATCGAGCCGATGATTACCTTAGGTAAAAGAGGAGTTGTACAAGAAAATGATAATTGGACAATTCGTACTGAAGACAAAAAGCAGGCAGCTCATTTTGAGCACACTGTAGTGGTAAGAAAAAATTCAGCAGAAATCCTAACAACTTTCCAATATATTGAAGAGGTGTTAGCAAAGAAAAATTTAGTAATTGCATAA
- the rpsM gene encoding 30S ribosomal protein S13 produces MRIAGVDIPDKKRGEIALTYIYGIGRSSSQKILTKANVSFDKKAGEWNDSEANAIRGIIAEEMTVEGQLRSEVQLAIKRLMDIGCYRGVRHRKGLPLRGQRTKNNSRTRKGKRKTVANKKKATK; encoded by the coding sequence ATGAGGATTGCAGGTGTTGATATCCCAGACAAAAAAAGAGGCGAAATCGCCCTTACGTACATTTACGGTATTGGCCGTAGTTCATCACAAAAAATTCTTACTAAAGCTAATGTAAGCTTCGACAAGAAAGCTGGCGAGTGGAATGACAGTGAGGCTAACGCTATCCGTGGTATTATCGCAGAGGAAATGACTGTTGAAGGTCAATTACGTTCAGAAGTACAACTTGCTATCAAACGTTTGATGGACATTGGTTGTTATCGTGGTGTTCGTCACCGTAAAGGTTTACCACTTCGTGGACAACGTACTAAAAACAATTCACGTACTCGTAAAGGTAAGCGTAAGACTGTAGCTAACAAGAAGAAAGCTACTAAGTAA
- the rpsK gene encoding 30S ribosomal protein S11 — MAQAKRKDKAKKRVVIVEPVGQVHIKASFNNIIISVTNSQGQVISWGSAGKMGFKGSKKNTPYAAQMAAQSCAQVAYEAGMRKAEVFVKGPGAGRESAIRTVQNSGIEVTTITDVTPLPHNGCRPPKRRRV; from the coding sequence ATGGCACAAGCAAAAAGAAAAGATAAAGCAAAAAAGAGAGTTGTGATTGTTGAGCCAGTAGGCCAAGTTCACATTAAAGCATCTTTCAATAACATCATTATTTCTGTTACAAACAGCCAAGGTCAAGTTATTTCTTGGGGTTCAGCAGGTAAAATGGGTTTTAAAGGTTCAAAGAAAAATACTCCATACGCCGCTCAAATGGCCGCTCAGAGCTGTGCTCAAGTAGCTTACGAAGCAGGTATGCGTAAAGCAGAAGTTTTCGTAAAAGGACCAGGGGCTGGACGTGAGTCTGCAATCCGTACTGTTCAAAATTCGGGAATCGAAGTTACTACCATTACTGATGTGACTCCATTACCACATAATGGATGTCGCCCTCCGAAACGTAGAAGAGTTTAA
- the rpsD gene encoding 30S ribosomal protein S4, with amino-acid sequence MARYTGPKVRISRKFGEPVMGPSKALTKKAYPPGQHGKGRKSKKSEYGQQLIEKQKVKYTYGILERQFARFFHLASVKEGRTGDNLLKLCEGRLDNTVYRLGIAPTRRAARQLVTHCHITVDGAVLNVPSLILKPGQIVGVREKSKALVAITESLKARNTKRYNWLEWDSTELVGKFINYPERDEIPENFNEQAIVELYNK; translated from the coding sequence ATGGCAAGATACACAGGTCCAAAAGTAAGGATTTCAAGAAAGTTTGGTGAACCAGTAATGGGTCCAAGCAAGGCATTAACAAAAAAAGCTTATCCTCCAGGCCAACACGGAAAAGGTCGCAAAAGTAAAAAATCAGAATACGGCCAACAATTAATCGAAAAGCAAAAGGTAAAATACACTTATGGTATTTTAGAGCGTCAGTTTGCACGTTTCTTCCATCTTGCTTCTGTTAAAGAAGGACGTACTGGTGATAACCTTTTGAAACTTTGTGAAGGTCGTTTAGATAATACTGTTTACAGATTAGGAATTGCTCCAACTCGTCGTGCGGCTCGTCAGTTAGTAACTCACTGCCACATTACAGTAGATGGTGCGGTACTTAATGTTCCTTCATTGATTCTTAAGCCAGGTCAAATTGTAGGTGTTCGTGAAAAATCTAAAGCTCTTGTAGCTATTACAGAAAGCTTAAAAGCACGCAATACAAAACGCTACAATTGGTTAGAATGGGATTCAACAGAGTTAGTTGGTAAATTTATCAACTACCCAGAACGTGATGAAATTCCA